One genomic window of Bartonella sp. JB63 includes the following:
- a CDS encoding cytochrome c-type biogenesis protein, whose amino-acid sequence MRKLFFWTFTFFVFIFSMQLVRAVEPDEILTNPALEARARYISSYLRCLVCQNQSIDDSNASSAGDLRLLVRERLKAGDNDQQVINFLVERYGEFILLTPPFNKTTWLLWLSPLIVIIIGVSFILFRLRWLSRKGFITFDSN is encoded by the coding sequence ATGAGGAAGCTTTTTTTTTGGACTTTTACATTTTTTGTTTTCATTTTTTCTATGCAATTGGTGAGAGCAGTAGAGCCAGATGAGATTTTAACGAATCCAGCACTCGAAGCGCGTGCTCGTTATATTTCATCATATTTGCGTTGTTTAGTTTGTCAAAATCAATCAATTGATGATTCAAATGCCTCATCAGCGGGTGATTTACGCCTTTTGGTTCGTGAACGCTTGAAAGCAGGGGATAACGATCAGCAGGTTATTAATTTTCTTGTTGAGCGGTATGGTGAATTTATTTTACTAACGCCGCCATTTAATAAAACAACTTGGCTTTTATGGTTATCACCTCTGATAGTAATTATTATTGGTGTAAGTTTCATTTTATTTCGACTAAGGTGGTTAAGCAGAAAGGGATTCATCACTTTTGATTCTAATTAA
- a CDS encoding Do family serine endopeptidase has product MVKSNFRTMLTAVSCFVFLASTIFFNRSSFWVTTTYASPVFVPSVQQQGFADVVSKVKPAVVSVQVKSNAKKEEKFFSNFFSGPGIDQLPDQHPLKRFFKDFYDHAFPNNKSLNRPRKFRPIAFGSGFFISSDGYIVTNHHVIADGTSYSIILDDGTELEAKLIGADPRTDLAVLKVSDKRKFPYVDFADDSTIHVGDWVVAVGNPFGLGGTVTAGIVSARGRDIGAGVYDDFIQIDAAVNRGNSGGPTFNLNGQVVGINTAIFSPSGGNVGIAFAIPSATAKQVVKQLMEKGSVRRGWIGVQIQPVTKEISDSIGLKEAKGALITDPLKGPAAKAGIKAGDVIIAVNGEKINDARDLAKRIANTTPGETVTLGIWRSGKEENIKVKLDTMPANEGKGETSKYSNEHGNLDETLEDYGLIVAPSDDGVGLVVTDVDSDADAADRGIRPGDVIVTVNNRSVKKASDIIDAIKDAKKLGRNAILLQVRTNDQNRFIALPILKK; this is encoded by the coding sequence ATGGTCAAATCAAATTTTCGTACGATGTTAACAGCAGTAAGTTGTTTTGTATTTTTAGCAAGTACGATATTTTTTAATAGATCAAGCTTTTGGGTAACAACTACCTATGCAAGTCCTGTATTTGTTCCTTCAGTACAACAGCAAGGGTTTGCAGATGTTGTATCTAAAGTAAAACCAGCTGTTGTTTCAGTGCAAGTGAAGAGTAATGCTAAGAAAGAAGAAAAGTTCTTTAGTAATTTTTTTAGTGGTCCAGGGATTGATCAGTTGCCAGATCAACATCCTTTGAAAAGATTTTTTAAAGATTTTTATGATCATGCTTTCCCTAATAATAAGTCTTTAAATCGTCCACGTAAATTTCGTCCTATAGCCTTTGGATCTGGTTTTTTTATCTCCTCTGATGGTTATATTGTTACCAATCATCATGTAATTGCTGACGGAACGAGCTATTCTATCATTCTTGATGACGGTACAGAACTTGAGGCAAAACTTATTGGAGCGGATCCCCGAACTGATCTTGCGGTATTAAAAGTAAGCGATAAACGAAAGTTTCCATATGTTGATTTTGCAGATGATTCGACAATTCATGTTGGTGATTGGGTTGTTGCTGTTGGAAATCCATTTGGCCTTGGTGGGACTGTAACAGCAGGTATTGTTTCTGCGCGTGGGCGTGATATTGGCGCTGGTGTTTATGATGATTTTATTCAGATTGATGCTGCTGTTAATCGTGGTAATTCTGGTGGTCCGACTTTTAATCTTAATGGACAGGTTGTTGGAATTAATACAGCAATTTTTTCTCCCTCTGGTGGGAATGTTGGGATTGCTTTTGCTATTCCTTCAGCAACAGCGAAACAGGTTGTGAAACAACTTATGGAAAAAGGTTCTGTTCGGCGGGGTTGGATAGGTGTTCAAATTCAGCCTGTAACAAAAGAAATTTCTGATTCAATTGGTCTAAAAGAAGCTAAAGGTGCTTTAATTACTGATCCGCTCAAAGGGCCAGCAGCAAAGGCGGGTATTAAAGCAGGTGATGTAATTATTGCGGTCAATGGCGAAAAAATTAATGATGCACGTGATCTAGCAAAGCGTATTGCAAATACTACACCTGGAGAAACTGTTACTTTAGGAATCTGGAGATCTGGTAAAGAAGAAAATATCAAGGTTAAGCTTGATACAATGCCAGCAAATGAAGGGAAAGGAGAGACATCAAAATATTCAAACGAACACGGTAATTTGGATGAAACATTAGAAGATTACGGTTTGATTGTAGCTCCTTCTGATGATGGTGTAGGATTGGTTGTAACTGACGTCGACTCGGATGCAGATGCAGCTGATAGAGGTATACGCCCTGGCGATGTTATCGTAACAGTTAATAATAGATCTGTCAAAAAGGCGTCTGATATTATTGATGCAATCAAGGATGCAAAAAAACTAGGACGAAATGCGATATTATTGCAAGTGCGTACGAATGATCAGAATCGTTTTATTGCCCTTCCAATTTTAAAAAAATAA
- a CDS encoding response regulator transcription factor, with protein sequence MKILIIEDDRETGRYLEKAFLETGHTADIAYDGDTGYTLAETINYDVMVVDRMLPHRDGLSIVAELRAKGNETPVLILSALSQVDDRITGLRAGGDDYLTKPYAFSELLARVEVLQRRKNPKEAETVYCVGDLELDRLAHIVKRGEKNIVLQPREFRLLEYLMRYSGQVVTRTMLLENVWDYHFDPQTNVIDVHISRLRAKIEKDFDVPLLHTVRGSGYMLKAPDKKI encoded by the coding sequence ATGAAGATACTCATTATCGAAGATGATCGTGAGACAGGGCGTTATCTCGAAAAAGCATTTTTGGAGACAGGACATACAGCTGATATTGCCTATGATGGAGATACTGGTTATACTTTGGCTGAAACAATAAATTATGATGTGATGGTTGTTGATCGCATGCTTCCGCATCGTGATGGTCTTTCTATTGTTGCTGAGCTGCGTGCAAAAGGCAACGAAACACCGGTTCTTATTCTTTCTGCTTTAAGTCAGGTTGACGATCGTATAACGGGTTTGCGTGCAGGTGGAGATGATTATCTAACAAAACCTTATGCTTTTTCTGAGCTTCTTGCGCGTGTTGAAGTTTTGCAACGACGAAAAAATCCTAAAGAAGCAGAAACTGTTTATTGTGTTGGGGATCTTGAGCTTGACCGGTTAGCACATATAGTAAAGCGCGGTGAAAAGAATATTGTATTGCAACCACGTGAATTTCGTTTGCTTGAATATTTAATGCGATATTCTGGTCAGGTTGTCACTCGTACAATGCTTTTGGAAAATGTTTGGGATTACCATTTTGATCCACAAACAAATGTTATTGATGTTCATATATCTCGTTTAAGAGCAAAAATTGAAAAAGATTTTGATGTTCCACTTTTGCATACAGTTCGTGGGTCAGGATATATGCTGAAGGCACCAGACAAAAAAATATGA
- a CDS encoding sensor histidine kinase yields MSRLINMMRTTTLRLSALYILLFGLVAAGLSLYMTAFAISLLTDQTEQALREELRNIESAYNYGGLPLLIRTIDYRSRQPGAFLYLVTDPTGRVLTGNVAHIEPGLLQNDGFLSHSFLYSRFGENGQINELNKHRALAVIINLPNAMKLLVGRDLDEPERFVKVIRKAVMIALAAMVGGALLIWFFIGRRALQRIDHVTAASRRLMNGDFSGRLPVSEAGDEFDRLSANLNVMLDRIEELNTGLRQVSDNIAHDLKTPLTRLRNRAEEALLGRKTEFEYRQVLDDVIAESDYLIRTFNAILMISRIEAGSLIENLEIMNIKLILEDAVEFYEPFAEEAGVLLRLGHLFDKELKLNRELITQAIFNLIDNAIKYASIGEKKAEVSLSMECDGGYLLVVVSDNGPGIAEDKFEKVTERFIRLEESRTQPGFGIGLSITKAVMKLHGGELLFENANPGLRAVLLFS; encoded by the coding sequence ATGAGCCGTTTAATCAACATGATGCGCACCACTACGCTGAGGCTTTCTGCGCTCTATATTTTGCTTTTTGGATTGGTTGCAGCGGGGCTTTCTCTTTATATGACAGCATTCGCTATTTCATTACTGACAGACCAAACGGAACAAGCTTTACGCGAAGAATTAAGGAACATTGAGAGTGCTTATAATTATGGTGGGCTACCTTTATTAATACGTACTATTGATTATCGTTCACGACAACCAGGAGCCTTTCTTTATCTTGTCACTGATCCAACAGGCCGTGTTTTAACAGGTAATGTTGCTCATATTGAACCTGGTCTTCTTCAAAATGATGGCTTTCTTTCTCATTCTTTTTTGTATTCACGTTTTGGAGAAAATGGCCAAATAAATGAACTGAATAAACATCGTGCCTTAGCGGTTATTATTAATTTGCCTAATGCTATGAAGCTTCTTGTTGGACGAGATTTAGATGAGCCAGAACGTTTTGTGAAAGTCATTCGTAAAGCTGTTATGATCGCTCTTGCAGCAATGGTTGGAGGTGCTTTATTAATATGGTTTTTTATTGGTAGGCGTGCTTTGCAAAGAATTGATCATGTAACAGCTGCATCACGGCGTTTGATGAATGGTGATTTTAGTGGGCGTTTACCTGTTTCTGAAGCGGGTGATGAATTCGATCGATTGTCAGCTAATCTTAATGTTATGTTAGATCGCATTGAAGAATTAAACACTGGTTTGCGCCAAGTATCAGATAATATTGCTCATGATCTTAAGACGCCACTAACACGCCTCAGAAATCGTGCTGAAGAAGCACTATTGGGAAGAAAAACAGAGTTTGAATATCGACAGGTTCTCGATGATGTTATTGCTGAATCGGATTATCTCATTCGTACTTTTAATGCTATTTTAATGATTTCACGTATTGAAGCAGGTAGTTTAATTGAAAATCTTGAGATTATGAATATAAAATTGATTCTTGAAGATGCTGTTGAATTTTATGAACCTTTTGCTGAAGAAGCTGGCGTTTTGCTTCGATTGGGACATCTTTTTGATAAAGAACTCAAGCTGAATCGTGAGCTTATTACACAAGCAATTTTTAATCTTATTGATAATGCGATCAAATATGCATCTATAGGTGAAAAGAAGGCAGAAGTTTCTTTGTCAATGGAATGTGATGGTGGGTATTTGTTAGTTGTGGTTAGTGATAATGGCCCAGGAATTGCAGAAGATAAATTTGAAAAAGTAACAGAACGGTTTATTCGTCTTGAAGAAAGCCGCACACAACCTGGTTTTGGTATTGGTTTGAGTATAACAAAAGCTGTTATGAAACTTCACGGAGGTGAATTATTGTTTGAAAACGCAAATCCAGGATTAAGAGCTGTTTTATTGTTTTCTTAA
- a CDS encoding bifunctional [glutamine synthetase] adenylyltransferase/[glutamine synthetase]-adenylyl-L-tyrosine phosphorylase, whose protein sequence is MKTAFLKTQLFPLRPLDGSSSQWLKDIEEQARRENLEQLVSYIVDGGEQVDFIGAVMTLSPFLRGVLITNPSYLSPLLTVDIETRLSEIIEDIAATDRTEMIHETSLMAALRCKKREAHALIALADLGHVFTYNISCAWLTRLGEAALGAALRFLLREAHDCGKITLSSRDTPEKDCGLIVLGMGKFGAEELNYSSDIDLIILIDEMSPHVGNLYEKSIDIFSKMMRRLIRIIQERTAEGYVFRLDLRLRPDPGSTPLALPVRTALRYYEGRGQNWERAAMIKARPVAGDIDAGFSFLKELSPYVWRKYLDYAAISDIHSIKRQIHAYKNYGKIAAYGHNIKLGRGGIREIEFFVQTQQLIAGGRLPQLRGRETVKMLTELCNLGWIGEEIKDSLVKSYAFLRNVEHRIQMLADEQTHILPKEISRFTSVAYLMGYQESSCFIRDLLETLLTVEEHYAALFEHERELGLEIGNLVFTGEEDDPETLITLSRLGFERASDICRIMRTLHCGRYRATQSAEARERLTELTPALLKAFGATKRADEAMLRFDSFLQGLPSGIQLFSLLQSNPPLLDMLVCIMGAAPRLAEIITRTPHVFDGMLDPAIFSELPTKNYLENRLKYFLEGVTTYEEILDHLRIFAGEQRFLIGIRLLNGTIKGDRAGFAFTALADLMIAKTLTAVQEEFFRHYGHIKGGRIGILGMGKLGSFELTAGSDVDLILLYEHDEDIEISDGKKPLHVSQYYTRLTQRFVSALSASTNQGILYTVDLRLRPLGNKGPIAVPFQVFRKYQRQEAWIWEHLALTRARGVTGDADFLQKIENEVRAIIALPCDKKRVAKEVREMRALIEKEKPPANRWDLKTVPGGIMDLEFIAQFALITHVIDFQIGMTTADILSRLPSNFLEKSFISDLHYAYYLYTNLSQIIRLCLNDSLNPDDMPPGLSDLLLRSIGEPDLPRVEKLIEEIGQLVRTIFTKVMEIYM, encoded by the coding sequence ATGAAAACAGCTTTTTTAAAAACACAGCTTTTTCCTTTACGTCCTCTTGATGGGAGTAGTTCACAATGGCTAAAAGATATTGAGGAGCAAGCAAGAAGAGAAAATTTAGAGCAATTGGTTTCATATATTGTAGATGGAGGAGAGCAAGTTGATTTCATCGGTGCGGTCATGACCTTGTCTCCTTTTCTGCGTGGAGTTTTGATCACAAATCCCTCTTATCTTAGTCCTTTATTGACTGTTGATATAGAAACAAGATTGAGCGAAATTATAGAAGATATTGCTGCCACTGATAGAACTGAAATGATTCATGAAACTTCATTAATGGCAGCTTTAAGGTGCAAAAAAAGAGAAGCACATGCTCTTATTGCTTTAGCCGATTTAGGTCATGTTTTTACTTATAACATTTCTTGCGCATGGCTAACACGTCTTGGTGAAGCGGCATTGGGTGCGGCTTTACGTTTTCTTTTGAGAGAAGCACATGATTGCGGAAAAATAACTTTATCTAGTCGTGATACACCAGAGAAAGATTGTGGTTTAATTGTTCTAGGCATGGGGAAGTTTGGCGCTGAAGAACTTAATTATTCTTCTGATATTGATCTTATTATTTTAATTGATGAAATGTCACCTCATGTTGGTAATCTTTATGAAAAAAGTATTGATATATTTTCAAAAATGATGCGTCGATTAATCCGTATCATTCAAGAACGTACTGCTGAAGGATATGTTTTTCGGCTCGATTTGCGACTCCGACCGGATCCAGGCTCAACACCTTTAGCATTACCTGTTAGGACTGCTCTGCGTTATTATGAAGGGCGGGGTCAAAATTGGGAACGTGCAGCTATGATTAAAGCACGTCCAGTGGCAGGTGATATTGATGCAGGCTTTAGTTTTCTTAAAGAACTTTCTCCTTATGTATGGCGAAAATATTTAGACTATGCAGCTATTTCTGATATTCATTCTATTAAACGCCAAATCCATGCTTATAAAAATTATGGGAAAATCGCTGCTTATGGTCATAATATCAAGTTAGGACGAGGTGGTATTCGTGAGATTGAGTTTTTTGTACAGACACAACAGTTAATTGCTGGAGGACGCTTACCTCAATTACGTGGGCGTGAAACAGTTAAAATGTTAACAGAGCTTTGCAATCTTGGTTGGATCGGAGAGGAAATTAAAGATAGTCTTGTAAAAAGCTATGCTTTTCTACGTAATGTTGAACACCGTATTCAAATGCTTGCAGATGAACAAACGCATATTTTGCCAAAGGAAATTTCTCGATTTACAAGCGTTGCATATTTGATGGGATATCAGGAAAGTAGTTGTTTTATTCGCGATTTATTGGAAACACTTCTAACAGTTGAAGAACATTATGCTGCACTGTTTGAACATGAGCGAGAACTTGGCTTGGAAATTGGCAACTTAGTTTTTACAGGCGAAGAAGATGATCCAGAAACACTTATTACATTAAGTCGTTTAGGATTTGAAAGGGCAAGTGATATTTGTCGTATTATGCGGACGTTGCATTGTGGACGTTATAGGGCTACTCAATCTGCTGAAGCCCGTGAAAGATTAACAGAGCTTACACCAGCACTTTTAAAAGCTTTTGGTGCTACCAAAAGAGCAGACGAGGCAATGTTGCGTTTTGATAGTTTTTTGCAAGGTTTGCCTTCGGGGATACAGCTTTTTAGTTTATTGCAATCTAATCCACCACTTTTAGATATGTTGGTTTGTATTATGGGTGCTGCACCACGTCTTGCGGAGATTATTACACGTACACCGCACGTTTTTGATGGGATGCTGGATCCAGCAATTTTTTCAGAATTGCCAACGAAAAATTACTTAGAAAATCGTTTGAAATATTTTCTTGAAGGTGTAACTACTTATGAAGAAATTCTTGATCATCTGAGGATTTTTGCTGGTGAACAGCGTTTTTTGATTGGTATTCGGCTTTTGAATGGTACAATTAAAGGAGATAGAGCGGGTTTTGCTTTTACTGCACTTGCTGATCTCATGATTGCAAAAACACTTACTGCTGTTCAAGAAGAGTTTTTTCGCCACTATGGCCATATTAAAGGGGGACGTATTGGCATATTGGGTATGGGTAAGCTTGGAAGCTTTGAGTTAACTGCAGGATCCGATGTCGACCTTATTTTACTTTATGAGCACGACGAAGATATAGAAATATCTGATGGAAAAAAGCCACTTCATGTCTCTCAATATTATACGCGTTTAACACAGCGCTTTGTTTCTGCTTTATCTGCTTCTACAAATCAAGGAATTCTTTATACTGTTGACTTGAGATTACGTCCATTGGGCAATAAGGGGCCTATTGCCGTTCCCTTCCAGGTTTTTAGAAAATATCAACGTCAGGAAGCTTGGATATGGGAACATCTTGCTTTAACCCGTGCGAGGGGTGTAACCGGAGATGCTGATTTTTTGCAAAAGATAGAAAATGAAGTGCGCGCAATTATTGCACTTCCTTGTGATAAAAAGAGGGTTGCAAAAGAAGTACGTGAAATGCGTGCTTTAATTGAAAAAGAAAAGCCACCAGCGAATCGATGGGATTTGAAAACTGTACCTGGTGGTATTATGGATCTTGAATTTATTGCTCAATTTGCTCTTATAACTCATGTTATTGATTTTCAAATTGGAATGACTACAGCTGATATTCTTTCTCGTCTACCGTCAAATTTTCTAGAAAAATCATTTATTTCTGATTTACATTACGCTTATTATCTTTATACGAATTTGAGTCAAATTATACGTCTTTGCTTAAATGATTCCCTTAATCCTGATGATATGCCACCTGGGCTAAGTGATCTTTTGTTGCGCAGTATTGGTGAGCCTGATTTGCCACGTGTCGAAAAATTAATTGAAGAAATAGGACAATTAGTACGCACAATTTTTACAAAAGTAATGGAAATTTATATGTAA
- a CDS encoding methylated-DNA--[protein]-cysteine S-methyltransferase, with translation MKERENKSRQGAVVVTARETSIGSLLVAKSYKGIFYIALGDTTAQLLQQLRMFFTNIKHNFDDSLLNQEIACIVAMVETPKLVKHHNLSLDINGTAFQKKIWAVLCEVQCGETISYEELAKKIGMPKAYRAVAKACASNQLALMIPCHRVVRKNGTISGYRWGTQRKQILLQRENNI, from the coding sequence ATGAAGGAGCGTGAAAATAAAAGCAGGCAGGGCGCGGTTGTTGTGACGGCAAGAGAGACATCTATAGGGAGTCTTTTGGTAGCGAAATCTTATAAGGGTATTTTTTATATTGCTTTAGGTGATACGACTGCACAATTATTACAGCAATTAAGGATGTTCTTTACCAATATAAAACACAATTTTGATGACAGCTTGTTAAATCAGGAAATAGCATGTATCGTAGCAATGGTTGAAACTCCTAAGTTGGTGAAACATCACAATTTGTCATTAGATATAAATGGCACAGCTTTTCAAAAAAAGATTTGGGCCGTATTATGTGAAGTACAATGTGGAGAAACAATTTCTTATGAAGAGTTAGCGAAAAAGATCGGTATGCCAAAAGCTTACCGTGCGGTCGCTAAAGCATGCGCAAGTAATCAATTAGCGTTAATGATTCCTTGCCACCGTGTAGTACGCAAAAATGGTACTATTTCTGGCTATCGTTGGGGCACTCAACGCAAACAAATTTTGCTACAACGTGAGAACAATATTTAA
- a CDS encoding sensor histidine kinase encodes MAKLDAYNAATRMHSDAKPSVSNRKIGVASISSSTYQKLLFIEPWLRRSIPFAIIIALIVIATIRFASLYDWRHTIDKNARFTLSLLSSYIVNKIDRDLLVSTQQKKVAALSPNHLQNILINFHHHNSININPTIAIIDQNRNVLASSSSEIILGKPLQNFIAENTDLWSPSKNTGIIQITIGKEPALASFGQIDNGQYGVFISATKKHIYMEWEKKFSLNITLFIGTASIILVLLYAYYNQIIRARNTDLISEKIQNRTDMAMMRGRCGLWDWNMASGRVYWSRAMYEMLGYAPQNALLSISQITAIIDPKDANFFELAQELMSGEKKHIDINVPMRHAEGYYVWMRIRGEVTDEKEPHLVGISFDISEQRQFAEQTAQADLRIRDAIENISESFVLWDSEGRLVMSNSKFCEYVSIPKQMLQPGIERATVEAMSRPAISEYPLKVDEAGNLTSIRQTADGYWLKINERRTQDGGLVCIGTDISELKQQQEKFEDSERRLFSFIQELKRARGNAQQRATEVEKLNKSLQEEKERAESANKAKSEFLANMSHELRTPLNAILGFSEIMLQSTFGPLGSQRYKEYMHDIHNSGTHLLTLINDILDMSKIEAGRFTLDCKNINLEPIISETIRTLTPQAQLKKISLTTNIEPKLHADVDCRAIKQIFLNLISNAVKFTPSGGSIDIRAFQKNNNFIFSIKDTGVGIPKEAIKKLGQPFEQVENQFTKTHPGSGLGLAISRSLLELHKGKLEITSKEAKGTIVTITMPIQQN; translated from the coding sequence ATGGCTAAATTGGACGCGTATAACGCGGCCACAAGAATGCATTCTGATGCAAAACCAAGCGTTTCAAATCGCAAGATAGGGGTAGCAAGTATTTCTAGTTCAACTTATCAGAAACTCCTATTTATCGAACCTTGGTTGCGACGTTCTATTCCATTCGCTATTATTATAGCTCTAATTGTGATAGCAACAATACGCTTTGCATCACTTTATGATTGGCGCCATACAATCGACAAAAATGCGCGCTTCACACTTTCTCTTTTATCCTCCTATATTGTCAATAAAATCGACCGTGATTTACTGGTTTCTACTCAACAAAAAAAAGTAGCTGCTCTTTCTCCTAATCATTTACAAAATATTCTGATAAATTTTCATCATCACAACTCCATTAATATCAACCCTACTATAGCTATCATTGATCAAAACAGAAACGTCCTAGCTTCATCTAGTTCAGAAATAATTTTAGGAAAGCCTTTACAAAATTTTATTGCTGAAAATACCGATTTATGGTCTCCCTCCAAAAATACTGGAATTATACAAATTACAATAGGGAAAGAACCTGCTCTTGCTTCATTCGGCCAAATAGACAATGGTCAATACGGAGTATTTATTAGTGCAACAAAAAAACACATCTATATGGAATGGGAAAAAAAATTCTCATTAAATATAACTTTATTTATAGGAACAGCCAGTATTATTCTAGTTCTTCTCTATGCTTATTATAATCAAATCATACGAGCACGTAATACAGATCTGATTTCAGAAAAAATCCAAAATCGTACTGATATGGCAATGATGCGTGGACGTTGTGGGCTATGGGATTGGAATATGGCAAGTGGACGTGTTTATTGGTCACGAGCAATGTATGAAATGCTTGGCTATGCACCTCAAAATGCACTCTTATCAATTTCTCAAATTACTGCTATCATTGACCCAAAAGATGCTAATTTTTTTGAGCTTGCTCAAGAATTAATGAGTGGTGAAAAAAAACATATCGATATTAATGTGCCTATGCGTCACGCCGAAGGCTATTATGTATGGATGCGCATTCGTGGCGAAGTGACTGATGAAAAAGAGCCTCATTTGGTTGGTATTTCATTTGATATTAGTGAACAACGTCAATTTGCTGAACAAACTGCACAAGCCGATCTTCGTATCCGTGATGCGATTGAAAATATTTCTGAATCTTTTGTTTTGTGGGATTCAGAAGGGCGTCTGGTTATGTCTAACAGCAAATTTTGTGAGTATGTTTCTATCCCTAAACAGATGCTACAACCAGGAATCGAACGTGCAACTGTCGAAGCCATGTCACGTCCTGCTATCAGTGAATATCCACTCAAAGTAGATGAAGCTGGTAACTTAACTAGTATTCGCCAAACTGCAGATGGTTACTGGCTTAAAATTAATGAGCGACGCACACAAGATGGAGGACTTGTTTGTATTGGTACTGATATCTCTGAGCTTAAACAACAACAAGAAAAATTTGAAGACAGCGAAAGGCGTCTTTTTTCATTCATTCAAGAACTGAAACGTGCCCGAGGCAATGCTCAACAACGTGCTACAGAAGTCGAAAAACTTAATAAAAGCTTGCAAGAAGAAAAAGAGAGAGCCGAAAGTGCTAACAAAGCTAAATCAGAATTTTTAGCCAATATGTCCCATGAATTGCGCACCCCTCTTAATGCTATTCTTGGTTTTTCAGAAATCATGTTGCAATCTACTTTTGGCCCTCTCGGTTCACAACGCTACAAGGAATATATGCATGATATTCATAATTCAGGAACTCATCTTCTAACTCTTATCAATGATATCCTTGATATGTCAAAAATTGAAGCTGGAAGATTTACTCTTGACTGTAAAAATATCAACCTTGAGCCAATTATCAGTGAAACAATTCGTACACTAACACCACAAGCACAATTAAAAAAGATCTCTCTTACAACAAATATCGAACCTAAACTTCATGCTGATGTTGATTGTCGCGCTATAAAACAGATTTTTCTTAATCTCATCTCTAACGCTGTTAAATTTACACCTTCCGGTGGTAGTATTGATATCCGCGCTTTCCAGAAAAATAATAACTTTATTTTTAGTATTAAAGACACAGGTGTTGGTATTCCCAAAGAAGCAATTAAAAAACTTGGACAGCCTTTTGAACAAGTTGAAAATCAATTTACCAAAACCCATCCCGGCTCAGGTCTTGGATTAGCTATATCTCGTTCTTTATTAGAATTACATAAAGGAAAACTTGAAATCACTTCTAAAGAAGCAAAAGGCACAATCGTAACGATTACAATGCCAATTCAACAAAATTAA